A window of Suncus etruscus isolate mSunEtr1 chromosome 4, mSunEtr1.pri.cur, whole genome shotgun sequence contains these coding sequences:
- the NEIL2 gene encoding endonuclease 8-like 2, translating into MPEGPSVRMFHQRVLPFVGQRVASAVGTTKKLEPATLQALRMADTQVHGKMLFLRFDPGEETGGPSQPEPLRSQAQQERPGSQEGPSGRPQTSEPAARGGVDGTAEGADRWLQVRFGLFGSVRSNSFSRATKANKRGDWRDPAPRLLLRFEGGGFLTFYNCQLAWSLGPVGTVASDILSPKFHRGQALEALGQARPVCYTLMDQRCFSGLGNIIKNEALYRAGVHPLSPGSLLGSARLEALLDEVLAFSKGWLHAKAQGRRQCTLVYGKDHCPAGHLVRREALGPPGGWPRLTWWCPQCQSQWTAEKGSSQPPLVPAEEPFATAGCSTGSWWKGTDAHSVTFEEPVSTLALQGPQDPGGRDAAPPSYWLASLPLSNEPRGAVVTPDIRRRRLVTPRESKRRAGRRGVGGASRRPRPTISQST; encoded by the exons ATGCCTGAGGGCCCGTCTGTGCGTATGTTTCACCAGCGAGTTTTGCCCTTTGTGGGGCAGCGTGTGGCCAGCGCTGTGGGCACCACCAAGAAGCTGGAACCGGCCACTTTGCAGGCCCTGCGGATGGCAGACACACAG GTCCACGGGAAGATGCTGTTCCTGCGGTTTGATCCAGGTGAAGAGACAGGGGGCCCAAGCCAACCAGAGCCCCTCAGGTCACAAGCACAGCAGGAGAGGCCTGGCAGCCAGGAAGGCCCGTCTGGGCGCCCCCAGACCTCAGAACCTGCTGCCCGAGGTGGGGTTGATGGCACGGCTGAAGGTGCTGACAGGTGGCTGCAGGTGCGCTTTGGCCTGTTTGGCAGTGTCCGGAGCAACAGCTTCTCGCGGGCCACGAAGGCCAACAAGAGGGGTGACTGGAGGGACCCCGCTCCCAG GCTGCTCCTGCGCTTTGAGGGGGGTGGCTTCCTGACCTTCTACAACTGTCAGCTGGCCTGGAGTCTGGGGCCAGTGGGCACAGTTGCCTCCGACATCCTGTCCCCGAAGTTCCACCGTGGACAAGCCCTGGAGGCTCTGGGCCAGGCGAGGCCCGTCTGCTACACGCTTATGGATCAGCGCTGCTTCTCTGGCCTTG GGAACATCATCAAGAACGAAGCCCTGTACAGAGCTGGAGTGCACCCTCTTTCCCCCGGCTCCCTTCTTGGCTCTGCACGGCTAGAGGCTCTACTGGATGAGGTCCTGGCATTCAGCAAGGGCTGGCTCCACGCCAAGGCCCAGGGCCGCCGGCAGTGCACACTTGTGTATGGAAAAGACCACTGCCCAGCTGGCCATCTGGTCCGGAGGGAGGCCCTGGGCCCCCCGGGGGGCTGGCCGAGgctcacctggtggtgcccacAGTGCCAGTCCCAG TGGACTGCAGAAAAAGGTAGCTCCCAGCCTCCTCTTGTTCCTGCGGAGGAGCCCTTTGCCACTGCTGGTTGCTCAACAGGGAGTTGGTGGAAGGGCACAGATGCCCACAGTGTGACCTTTGAGGAACCAG tgtCCACCctagcactacagggt CCGCAGGATCCGGGCGGGAGAGACGCAGCGCCGCCGTCCTATTGGCTGGCCTCTCTGCCACTCTCCAATGAGCCGCGAGGCGCGGTCGTCACGCCAGACATACGCCGCCGGCGATTGGTTACC CCGCGCGAGAGCAAGAGGCGGGCGGGGCGGCGGGGAGTGGGCGGAGCCTCGCGTAGGCCCCGCCCCACCATCTCGCAGTCCACTTGA